In the Dasypus novemcinctus isolate mDasNov1 chromosome 16, mDasNov1.1.hap2, whole genome shotgun sequence genome, AGCCTTATTTGACTTTCAGATTTATCATGGAAAGAGAAATTTTGTAGGTCCCTTTCCAGGTCTGATCAGCTTTTGCCATCCAGGATTTAGCATCAGAATTCTGACCAACACATGCACAAGCTGATAAAGGTCAGATAATCCTGGATCATAGGCAACCAAAAGAATTCTAAATTCTCCCATGAATATTTGGGGAATTCTTTAATTATAGCTCTTCATTTAGTTTAGGCCCAAGGTTTAAGTGCTCTAGTGGATGGCAGGTTTCCCTAGAAGTCTTAACCTTTTTGGAGCCGGGACTAAATCATTTTTCCTCGGGACACCAAGAGGAATCAGTTAGACACCGGTGGGGAAGGGCTGGGTAAGCAAGATGAAGATGCGGCAGCTTTCGCTTGCTTTGCAGTTCAGTaccctttgttctgtttttgctgtTCTTATGCCtgcccctccactcccctcccacattttcccacaataacaacatcctctattagtgtggtccatttgtcacaactgatgaacacgccttggagcattgccactaagtgatgacTGTGGTGTACATGCAGTTTATGCTCTCTCCCGCACATTTCTTATCAGATGTAcagtgacctgtatctgtcattgcaatgtcattcaggacaattcccgagtcctgaaaatgcccgcaaattacccctcttcctccctctcccccctcagagcctccagtggccatggCCTCCACAGCCCTGATAACATCTCTGAGCATAGTTCTCAGAGCTCTGTGCCCAGCTGAGTGTGCCCTTGTCCTGCCATTCCACCCTGATCCTTTCTGGTGCTTGCGGTCTCTGGCCCTCAGCTCCACAGACACCCTGaccctccttctgtccctttgcaTGAGGCTGCAGGAGTTCCTGATCAAGGTGGGGAACCTGAGCCGCGGGGCCGTGCAGATGATCGGAGACCTGATGAATGTCGATCTTGGCTACTGCGAGTCCTTCATGGAGAGCCTGCGTAGCATCGTCTCCTTCCACAACCAAACGTAGGGATTGGAGTGGGAGGTGGGAGAATGGGCATGGGTGTGTGTGTTACTAACCAGAAGAGTGGTGGAAGAACTTGTTAGAGCAGGTGAGGATCCCCAAAGGAACAGATAGGGGAGCAAGGGATGAAAGCAGGTGTTTTCAAGCTTTGGAAGTCCCAATCCTCAGAGTTTCTGACTCCGGAAATCTGGACCGGGCCTGAGGTTCCCAAGTGATGCACATAGTACTGGTCTAGGAACCCCACTTTAAGAACCACTGGCTAAGGGACAATCGTGCCAGGAGATTACAGATGTTGTAGGACGATGGCCACAGCTCAAGCTTGAGGCTTTCAGCACAGAAAGATGCACTAAGGAGGCTAGATCTGGACCCACAGCCACCAGCCTACTGGCAGCTAGGCATCCACTCTGGGGCTGTAAAGGTGAAATAAAATGGAGTATGTGCTCCCTGGTTCCGTGAGACCCCACTCAGACAAACAAGATTGTGGATATCGACAGGAGGGCAGGCTGTGGTTGTTGGAGAGCCGAGCAGACTCAGATATTTGAGCTTCCAGACCTCTTCTTTCCCCAGTAGTGTCCTCTCTGCCAACCCCCCAACTTAGGTAGTCTGGGAAAATCAGTTTAAATTCAAGCCAAGGCCTGCTTGAAGGAGGATGGAAGGGAAGGGGACTCCCTAGACAGACCAGGGCTGGGGGATAACCCTggacctcgtaagtgggaagccggtgctcaactactgaaccacactggctcccctgagtcaaCTGCTGAGCCATGTCGGCTCCACATAGGTTACCTGGAGTCAACTACCAAGCCACATAGGTTACCCTGAGTCAACtaatgagccacatcagctcccctgaatcaACTGCTAAGCCACATAGGTTACCATgagtcaactactgagccacatcagctccactGAGTCAACTACCAAGTCACATAGGTTACCCTGAGTCAACTACTGAGCAACATTTTTTACCCTGAGTCAACTATTAGCCACATCGGCAATCCTGCATCAAgtgctgagccacatcagctcccctgagtcaACTATTAGCCTCATAGGCTCCCCTgagtcaactactgagccacacaGGTTACTCTGAGTCAActactgagtcacatcagctcccctgacattttttagtttgttgtttttgttgtttttaggaagcatggggaatcaaacctgggacctcctgtgtgaaagcaggtgctcaacttcttgagcgcATCTGCTCCTGAATGGGGAATCTTAGTGGTACTACAACTTCATGCATAGAGAGCCCACCCTGTGCTAGGCTCTCACAAAGGACATTGTGTAGAAGGGGCTGAGAGTGACTGCAAGGGTCTTGTGTCCTTGTCAGCCCTGTGACTAAGAATACTGGCCATGACATGGGACTTTGGAGCACTGTATGGAGATGGCCACCCAAAGGGGCAAGAGGGGAGTGGCTGGGTGCCAGACCACTGTGCATCCTCTAATTCTTGTACCCAGCACGGGGCCAGACCTGCCCACAGGGGAGGCCTTTGTCTGACCTGTCAGCCTGAAGGTGCCCCTTTCACTAGCCCCTTGTAGCTAATGGTCATTTGGCCTGGCCTGTTCTCCTTCTTCCAACTGCTCATCTTTCTAGCCCTGGGCCCAAGCAAGTTCTTTAAAGGACTCAGCCCATGTCTAGCCCCAATGGCCTTGCCAATCAGCTCACTTCCCTCTTTCTTGCCTATTCATCCTCAGCTTTGATGAAATTACCGGAGGCTTTGACCAGCTCCCCATTGCCCTGCACGACTCCCTCTTGCCGAAGACTGTCCAGCTCCACTCACCAGTCGAGGAGGTGGAGGTGTCAGGTGACCACGTCCGCATCAGGTACCAGACTCCCAAACCTCTGCGGCCAAGAGCACTGCTGACTGCGGACTATGTCATCGTGGCCACCACGAGCAAGGCAGCCTGGCTGCTCCGCTTCCAGCCACCCCTCTCCCCAAGCAAAGAGGATGCACTGCGTATTGTCCCGTACCACAGTGCTGCCAAGGTGGCCCTGGCCTGCACACAGCGCTTCTGGGAGCGTGACGGCATCTATGGTGGCTACTCCACCACAGACCGGCCTTCCCGCTTCATCATCTATCCCAGCCACATCTTCCCTAATGGCACAGGGGTCCTCTTGGCCTCTTACACCCTGGACGATGACACTTCAATCTTCACTGCCATGGACCCTGCCCGAGTGGTGGATGTCGTCCTGGATGACCTGGCTGCCATCCACAACCGGCCCAAGGAGGAGCTCCGGGCCCTGTGCCCCTACTCCAAGGTCAAGGACTGGAGCCAGGACCCCTATTCCATTGGCGCCTTTGTCTCCTTCACCCCCTACCAATACGTGGACTATGTTCGGGAACTCTGCCAACCTCAAGGGCGGATCTACTTTGTCGGCGAGCACACGTCCCTGCCCCACGGCTGGATTGACACAGCCATCAAGTCAGGCCTCAGGGCCGCCCAGGACATCCAGGAGGCTGTGAACTTGGCTTCCTCAAAGGGCCCCAGAGACCCGGAAGGGTCCCACCCCAAAACTGAGCTGTAGGCAGCATCAGGGCGCACAGGAATTGGCTTACTGGGAGAAGTCTAAAAACCTAGTACCTTGTGATAAAATAAACACTCTTCATGCAAGAGGCTGTATTGGCTCTTCATCTCGTGGCTATACTGAACGATTCACACACACAGCAGCATCTCATTGAGAAAGCAGAACGGAGCTCCTCTGAGGGAGTGGGAACATGGAGACTAGTGAGGAGATGTTCCAACTGACTGACGTTAAGTTCCCCTTTTACATGGGAGAGTCTTACAaagttggggtggggaggggcagataTAAGCTGATTACTATGGTGTGCTTGTCCCATCTGATGAGCTATCTCTATTGACCCCAAAACAGTTTATTAGCAGGTGTTGCTTATCACCAACCCTGTACCATGTGTTCCTTTTCTTAGGCAAGCCCTTCTAAAGAGGGTGTGTTAGAcaaaaggggtgccaatgcaaagtaccagaactctgttggctgttataaagggtatttatttggggtggaagcttacagtcacaaggcctaaagagtccagctcaagattagttcctcaccaaactctgttgctacAATGCCAGATGGCGTGCCATGTCTGTGAGGAtgcagccttcctctttcccctaagactccatgggcccagcttcttctgatctgaGCTGCAGGCTGGAGGGCTTATTTCTTCctaggcttagctgctctggtcccttcacaaggtcagctatagactgtcaTGGTCATCCCGGCACCTCAGGAtaaaagttctttcctcttctgtgtttgtggtgctctttcttttcctctgtgtatcttttttgttttttctgtttatttcttccccccttccccattgtctgctctgtgtccattcactgtgagttcttctttctctgtggtattttcattaggctgctccaggaacccatcctgggaccttctagagtgggggagaggtgatcattcACTTGCTCCACCTCACCTCCCTACTTCGCTGCATCTcatgttgtctcttctctgtgtctttttttcattgtgtcagcttgctgcatcagctcttcctgTGGaaggcagcaccactcctgggtggtctaCCCTCCTGCACCAGGCCGCACTCCGTGTGTGGGGGCCATtccttgcacggggggcaccctgtgcagggtgacactccttgcatgtggcaacattccacatgggccagcttaccacatgggccagcaggctttggatattgaaccctggaccttctacatggtaggtggaagctctatccattgaacaaCATCCAATTACCCCTCTGTTTGTATCTTATTCTGGGTTCTCCTTGAGTGACTGTCTGTCTATATAGCTCACAATTGGGGAGGGGAACACACTGATCACCCTAATCACGTGGtagaatcaaaaccctaatcttgttTCAATAAACTAAGTGAAAATTCTGAATTTTAATACACTGAAAGggctatcacacccagaggaacagacctgtttacaaacataatcaatatctctttttggaattcataaataatataaaactccCCCAGAGGGTTTCCCCGGCAGCAGCCCATGCAGGTGgccattttgttttccttaacaCGGGCTGTATCTCCACCTGGGCCCAAAGATTGGACTAGAAGAAGCTAAATAAGTCCAAGTAACAGAGTAACTCTACTGTTTGGCTAAGTGGCTATTAAATCCTAGCCTCTGGCACTGTAGACAGTCTTAACAAGAACCACAATACATGAcgtagtcatttttttttttttaagatttatttatttctctcccctcccagcccaccccagtccccagttgtctgttctctgtgtttatttgctgc is a window encoding:
- the LOC131273718 gene encoding L-amino-acid oxidase-like — protein: MHPGWLSLLLLSTVTPGARAFSRELLKCFEDPQYEEMVQLAKDGLGQTAERKSIVVIGAGMAGLTVAKTLQDAGHQVTVLEASGHVGGRIETHRVPGTQWYVDLGPMRIPSNHKLSHEFIRKLGLKLNKFIMHNPRTWVLVNGVRRQVREVEARPHLLDYRLKADEEGKTAQQLLIKSLRKVEEELKQGTTCSQLLAKYDSFSTKEFLIKVGNLSRGAVQMIGDLMNVDLGYCESFMESLRSIVSFHNQTFDEITGGFDQLPIALHDSLLPKTVQLHSPVEEVEVSGDHVRIRYQTPKPLRPRALLTADYVIVATTSKAAWLLRFQPPLSPSKEDALRIVPYHSAAKVALACTQRFWERDGIYGGYSTTDRPSRFIIYPSHIFPNGTGVLLASYTLDDDTSIFTAMDPARVVDVVLDDLAAIHNRPKEELRALCPYSKVKDWSQDPYSIGAFVSFTPYQYVDYVRELCQPQGRIYFVGEHTSLPHGWIDTAIKSGLRAAQDIQEAVNLASSKGPRDPEGSHPKTEL